One region of Drosophila subobscura isolate 14011-0131.10 chromosome J, UCBerk_Dsub_1.0, whole genome shotgun sequence genomic DNA includes:
- the LOC117895180 gene encoding protein scylla — MKMEVIPVQSIYGGVLGSNKNRDWTSTLTPPASASVAIDAAVNAAPLKTKGSSARSSDAPNYSIKHKQAPTSHAHNYSKKTKPSSGGYYYAGEVQAEDEEEQAAPADLDMREVSHLSLRFLDELRAAKSRHLTCTEVSLPCDLVPSIAADIVRVSEKEPCGTRGCTIYIEFEDEPKNSRRIASLKLDPETVSSFEVYVTLRQDHRGWTSLLPQFMKSLARTITISPEYTITKNKLYSAEGPGARRSYSFGSSQSRAIATPTV; from the exons atgaaaatggaggTTATTCCCGTTCAATCCATCTACGGCGGTGTGCTGGgctcaaacaaaaatagag ATTGGACCAGCACCCTGACACCGCCCGCGTCCGCCAGTGTGGCCATTGACGCTGCCGTGAACGCTGCCCCGCTCAAGACCAAGGGCTCCTCCGCCCGCAGCAGCGATGCCCCCAACTACAGTATTAAGCACAAGCAGGCGCCCACCAGCCATGCACACAACTACAGCAAGAAGACGAAgcccagcagcggcggctACTACTATGCCGGTGAGGTGCAggccgaggatgaggaggagcaggcggccCCCGCCGACTTGGACATGCGGGAAGTGTCGCATTTGTCGCTGCGGTTCCTGGATGAGCTGCGAGCGGCCAAATCTCGCCACCTCACCTGCACGGAGGTGTCGCTGCCCTGCGATCTCGTGCCCAGCATCGCTGCTGACATTGTCCGTGTGTCGGAGAAGGAGCCTTGCGGCACACGCGGCTGTACCATCTACATCGAGTTCGAGGACGAGCCGAAAAACTCGCGCCGCATCGCCTCCCTCAAGCTGGACCCCGAGACGGTCTCCAGCTTTGAGGTGTACGTGACGCTGCGCCAGGACCACCGCGGCTGGACCTCGCTCCTCCCGCAGTTCATGAAGAGCCTGGCTCGCACGATCACCATCAGCCCCGAGTACACGATCACCAAAAACAAGTTGTACTCGGCCGAGGGGCCAGGTGCCAGGCGCAGCTACAgctttggcagcagccagagccgagCCATCGCCACGCCAACTGTGTAG